TTATAAATCTATAACAATCAGATAACGCAGCAAATGTATGGGCTCATTCTAAAGAAAATCTGAAGAATTAAAAAAGAATTCAATTTTGGAATATTCTGTTAAAAATATATTGAGATATTGTGCTGATCTTCAATGAATGAGTGTGTTATTTTCCATCCATAATTATCACATATTTTTTTAACTATAGCGAGCCCCAGCCCGAAAGAGTTAGAGGCCGAACTTTCTTTTTTAAATCGCTCGAACAGGGATTCTGAGGAAAGCTTTGGGGGTTCTCCCGTATTTGAGACACTAATGAATAAATCATTCGTCTGAATGATGATTTTACCTCCTTCTTTATTGTGTTTAATCGCGTTCGAGATCAGGTTAGAGATCACCATATCAAATAGCAGTGGATTTGCTTCAATCTGAGTAGCCACGTTTGATTTAAATTCAACTTCCAGATCCTTGTTCAGAATAAAATCATCAAAGATCTCCAGCTGCCGTTCAAGTACCTCTTTGACAGGGATAGTTTCAACATCCTTAAATTGTTGATTTTCAATTTTGGACAATAAAAGGAGTGTTTTGTTGAGTTTGGAAAGTCTCTGAACGGATTGATATATTGCCTTGATCTGCGCAACCTGATTTCTGTTCAGATTCTCTGATTGCAGCAGTAATTCCGATTTTGACTGCATAATTGCAAGAGGTGTCTGCATTTCATGCGAGGCGTTTTCAGTGAATTCCTTTAAATTATTAAAATCAGCATGTATTTTACTGGTCAGTTTTGATAAAGAGCTATTGAGTTGCTGAAATTCATCAATATCAGAATCCCTTAACTGTAGCGGCGTATTTTTTTCAACCGAAAAGTTCTTCAGTAATTCAAGATTTTTATAAAACGGAAGCCATGCACTTCGCATGGTTATTGTGTTTACGATATAGACCGCTATGATGAGTAACATAACGACAATCCCAACTGAAACAGTAATGGCGAGAATAAAATCTTTGCTTCGAACCAAAGAGGTTCTGGTAATGATCTTGTAGGTTTTGCCCTGTAAGGTTTCAATAGATGTTAGCTGTCTGTACAATTCATATTTTTCTTTATTGTTGACAACGTGATACATCAGAGTATCTTTAAAGTAAAGGGTGTCTTTTGGGGGGTTCTTATATCTTAGGTCCTCTACATCGAATATCGGCAGTGGGTTTTCATATTTGATTTTTTTTTCGATCAGCTCTTTGTCCCAAAGAAGTTTCTCATCCTGTTTTTTTGAAACAACCCGCATCAAAGTGAAGTAAATTACAATACTGGATATTACAAAAATAATAACCGAGTAAATCAGGTAGGTCCTACGCGTTTTTTCAAATAACTTCATGAATCAGGAAATGTACTTTTAACTTTCTTAAAGGTCAATTTTAATCAAAAAAGATTTGCCCCAAATGAATCTTATTCGCCAAACTTATAGCCAAGGCCATAGATGGTTTGTAAATAGTCATTTGCCCCGCTTTTTTTGAGCTTTTTTCTTAAGTTTCTCATATGGGTATAGATAAAGTCGAAATTATCCACCATATCAATATTATCTCCCCAAAGGTGCTCAGCAATTGCTTCTTTTGTCAGAACACGGTCTTTGTTTGTGATAAAATACAATAATAAAAAATATTCTTTTTTGGTGAGGTCAAGGATAACCTCATTCGCCTTTGCCCTTTTAGCAACAGGGTCAATTTCAATTTCCCTGAAAATAATATTTTTATTTCCTTTAAATTTCTGTCTTCTTAAAAGAGAGTTTACGCGTGAATTGAGTTCTGCAAGATGAAATGGTTTCGTGATATAGTCATCAGCACCAAGGTCAAGACCTTTTAATTTATCATCCAGAGAATCTTTAGCGGAAACGATAAGAACCCCGGTTTCAGGACTTTTCTCTTTTACGAATTTAAGCAGGTCCAAACCATTGCCATCAGGTAAGTTGATATCCAGAATCACTACATCGTAGTTGTAAGAAATCAACTTGTCTTCAGCTTCAAAAAAATTTGGGGCAGTTTCGCAAACAAAATCCTCATTCTCCAGATAATCGCTGGTGGCATTTAGCAACTCCAGTTCATCTTCAACAATTAATAGTTTCATTTTGAACTTAATTTAGGTACAAAAATAATATTTAAATAACATATTGAACCAATAATATTGGATTTAACAGATTATTTGGCCTTTGAATTTTGGTTTAAACAACTGTGTTTTTATCATATTCTGATACTCAGTAAGAATTTTAAACTTGGTGTGAGATAATAAAACCCTTGGATTTACGTTAGTATACCGAATGATTATTATTTAATTATTTGTTGCTATGAAAAATAAATTAATTACCTCAGTGATTTTCTGTGTCTTGCTGTCAACAGCCTTCGGTTATGCTCAATCCTTTGAGAAACTCGACAAGGCACCTGTTGATATTTCTTATTTAACGCATGGAAATGCTTCAAAACCATTGGTCAAAGTTGTATACGGAAGACCACAGAAAGAAACCGATCAAGTATTTGGAGATCAGGTTCCATTTGGTGAAATATGGCATACCGGTGCCAATGAGGCTACAGAAGTCAAGTTTTTTACAGATATGTCATTTGGCAGAAAACTGGTAAAAGCAGGAACCTATGTTATGCATACCATTCCCGGAGAGAAAGAATGGATTGTCATTTTAAACAGCAAAACGGATACCTGGGGATCATTTTTTTATGATGCAACAAAAGATGTTGTCAGGATCAAAGTGCCTTCCCGAGAATCGGAGGAGATCGATGTCTTTTCTATCGGATTTCGGGAACATTTTAATAATACCTATATGGTCTTAGGGTGGGACTCAACCCGAGTTGACATACCACTGGCAACGCAAGATGTTATTTTGGCTAAATTATAAGTGCTATGAAAAGGATTAATATTTTGTTTGGAATAACGTGTTTCTTTACTGTATTCCTGATCCAAGAGGCCAAGTCACAGGAGTTCAAGTCCCTGGATGTAAGCCCTCATGATATTGTTTATTTTAGGACAAATAAGGTTACTCCACCCAAGATTAAGGTTCTTTATGGACGACCAAAAAAAAATGGAAGGGAGATTTTTGGAGAAGTTATTCCTTATGGTAAAATTTGGAGAGTTGGAGCCAACGAAGCTACTGAAGTTGTCTTTTACAATGATGTTGTTTTTGGTGAAACAGAGGTAAAGGCCGGTACCTATGTGCTCTATGCTATACCCGATCAGGAGGAATGGACTTTGATTCTAAGCTCAAATACGGATGTTTGGGGAACTTATGAATACGAAGAAAAATACGACGTTGCGCGAGCCAGTGCAAAAGTTAGCCGGGCAGAATTTCTTGAATCATTCTCAATTGGATTCAAAGATAAAGGCAAGCATGTCAATATGGTTCTTGCCTGGGATACCACTCGTGTAACTACCCCAATTAAGATACTTTTATAATCAATATACTTTCTCCCCATTGATATAAGTTCCATTTATCCTGATATTTGGAACTTGATCTATTTCAATGCTCATGATATCCTGATCCAAAATCACGAAGTCCGCTTTTTTACCGGTTTGGATAGAGCCTTTTTCATTTTCTTCAAAATTTGCATAGGCAGGCCAGAGCGTCATACCTTTCAAAGTTTCTTCTCTGCTCAGTTTATTTTCAATTTCAAACCCTTCTTCAGGGAAGCCCGAAAGATCTTTTCTTGCCACAGCGGCATAAAAGGTAAGCATAGGATTCACTTTTTCGACCGGGAAATCGGTTCCCAGGACAATTCTTCCATTGGTATTTAAAAGGTCTTTGTACGCATAGGCATTATTGATTCTTTCTTCACCTAACCTGTCTTTTGCCCAGTACATATCACTTGTTGCATGGGTGGGCTGAACAGAGGGGATGATTTCTCTGAAATAATCCCAATCTTCAGGATCTACAATCTGAGCATGCTCAATTCGCCATCTCCTGTTGGTCTGACTCTTCAACTCTTTTGCATAAGTTTTCAGAACATAAGAGTTAGCAGAGTCTCCAATGGCATGTGTGTTCATTTGAAAATTTGATTTGGCAAGGGTCCTGGCAATATCATCCAGATCCTTTAAACTCGTAACCATAGTGCCAAAATGATTTTCTCTGTCAGAATAAGGTTGCTTTAAAACCGCTCCTCTTGAACCTAAGGCCCCGTCAGCATATATTTTAAAAGACCTTACATTGAGACGATCCGTTTTATAGGTTCCTTTATTTAAGTAATGGTTCAGGTTTTCTTTACTTACCGAGATCATGGCATAAACCTTCATTTTTAGTTCGTCATTTTGCTGCAGGCTGTCAATGAGATCGATCACTTCTCTGCTTAGCCCTGCATCGGAAACGGTTGTTAAACCTAAAGAAAGACAATGCTTCTCGGCATCTTTAAGAGCCTGTATTTTTTCTGATTCGGTGGGTTCCGGCATCGCATTCCTGACAAGAGACATTGCGTTGTCAACTAATACTCCTGTAATTTCACCATTTTCTTTGATGATCTCCCCCCCTTGAACTTTAGTCATTTCATCGATCTTTGCAAGATCAAGTGCCGCCTGATTAACCAGCAAGGCGTGACCGTCTACTCGAGAAAGTGCAACAGGGATTTTTGGAAAGAGCCGATCCAGTTCTTTTTTTGTGGGGTATGATTTAACCTTCCAGTCGTTTTGGTCCCATCCCCTGCCAATAATAAAACTCAAGTCTTTTCCATTTGAATAAGAGATCAGTCTCTGTAAAATTTCCTCATAACTTTTTGTGCCTACCAGATCTACATTTTGCATTGATATGCCGAGATTATAAAAATGGCAATGCCCGTCTATAAGTCCGGGTAAGATCGTTTCTCCATTTAGGTCAAGTAGCGAATCTGATTCGTATTGATCAAGAATCTCCTGAGTGCCTCCAACGGCTATAAAAGAGCCATCCTTAACAGCAAAAGCTTCTGCCGTCGTGCCTGTTTCATCTACAGTGTAGATTTTAGCATTTGTAATAACAAGATCAGCTTTTTGTTTTTCCGGAACACAGGAAATAAGCAACGAAATGCTTATCAGGTATATGAGGGGCTTATACATGATGATTTGGTTAAGTAGTAATTATACGATAAAGATAAAAAAATTAAGATACAACGAGTTCTTTGCTCTTTCCTTCTTTAAATGTAACTTTGCAGCCTTGTAGTAAAATTTATTATCCATACTTATTTTTTTGAGGTTAATCAGTTTATCTACAGTAATTTAAATAATTATTGAATCCTGTATTTTTTAAGTGAAGACTTATTGAATTTGACCGGAATAAATTTATATCGAAATATGAAATATTATTTTAATGAGATAGAGGCCAAATGGCAAAAATTTTGGAGTGAAAATCAGACATTCAGAGCTGAAAATGAAAGTGATAAAGAGAAATTTTATGTACTGGATATGTTTCCTTATCCATCTGGTGCCGGGTTGCACGTAGGACATCCGCTTGGTTATATAGCTTCAGATATTTATGCTCGTTATAAAAGGCATAAAGGGTTCAATGTATTACATCCGCAGGGATATGATTCTTTTGGGCTGCCTGCAGAACAATATGCTATACAGACAGGTCAGCACCCTGCCAAAACAACAAAAGAGAATATTGAGACTTACAGAAGGCAATTGGATCAGATCGGATTTAGTTTTGACTGGAGCCGTGAAGTAAGGACCTCGGACCCATCTTATTACAAATGGACACAATGGATCTTTATTCAGTTGTTCAATTCATATTATTCACTGGATGATAATAAAGCAAAAGATATTCGGGAGCTTGAGGAAATATTCGAAATAGAAGGGAATGTTAAGGTAAAGGCAGCTTGTGATGAAAAGGTTGATTCTTTTGGAGCGGAAGAATGGAATGGATTTACAAGGAAAAAGAAAGATAGAATCTTGTCACAGTATCGCTTGACTTATTTATCGGATACCGAGGTGAACTGGTGCCCTGAATTAGGAACGGTTCTCGCCAATGATGAGATTGTCAATGGGGTTTCAGAAAGAGGAGGCTTTCCTGTGATCAGAAAAAAAATGAAGCAATGGTCGATGAGGATCACGGCCTATGCACAACGATTATTGGATGGCCTTGATACGATAGACTGGCCACAACCTTTAAAAGATTCACAGACAAACTGGATCGGCAGATCAGAGGGAGCCATGGTGGATTTCAAGGTAGAAGGACACGATGCTTTGATCGAAGTTTTCACGACAAGGCCCGATACCATTTTTGGGGTCTCTTTCATGACTTTGGCTCCTGAGCATGAGTTGGTTGAGAGGATAACGACTCCAGATCAGAAAACGGCAGTTGAAGATTATGTTTTATCAGCTTCGAAAAAAAGTGAGAGAGACAGGATGTCTGACGTTAAAAGCATATCCGGTGTTTTTACCGGTGCCTATGCGATTCATCCCTTTAGCGGAGAACAAATTCCGATTTGGATAGGGGATTATGTGCTTGCAAGTTATGGAACAGGGGCCGTAATGGCTGTACCATGCGGTGATCAGAGAGATTATGATTTCGCCAAATACTTTGGTATTGATATCCCGAATATATTCAAGGATATTGATATTTCAGAAGGAGCCTGCGAGGATAAAAACGCTGAAATTGCCAACTCAGATTTTATAAGCGGACTTGGTGTTAAGGAAGCCATCTCAAAAGTGATCTCGGAACTTGAAAATCGTGGTATAGGGCAAGGTAAAATAAATTACAGATTAAGAGATGCTGTATTCTCAAGGCAACGTTACTGGGGAGAACCTTTTCCTGTTTATTACAAGGACGGAGTTCCTCAAATGATCGATGAGCAATACCTTCCGATTACACTTCCGGAAGTTGAAAAATACCTGCCTACTTCAGATGGAAAACCACCATTGGGTAATGCAACTGTCTGGGCCTGGGATACCGATAAGAATACAATTGTTTCAAATGAGCTTATCGATGAGGAGAACATTTTCCCATTGGAACTGAATACCATGCCGGGTTGGGCCGGAAGCTCATGGTATTTTAATCGCTATATGGATGCACGAAATGACAATGAGTTTTGCG
This DNA window, taken from Lutimonas zeaxanthinifaciens, encodes the following:
- a CDS encoding sensor histidine kinase — protein: MKLFEKTRRTYLIYSVIIFVISSIVIYFTLMRVVSKKQDEKLLWDKELIEKKIKYENPLPIFDVEDLRYKNPPKDTLYFKDTLMYHVVNNKEKYELYRQLTSIETLQGKTYKIITRTSLVRSKDFILAITVSVGIVVMLLIIAVYIVNTITMRSAWLPFYKNLELLKNFSVEKNTPLQLRDSDIDEFQQLNSSLSKLTSKIHADFNNLKEFTENASHEMQTPLAIMQSKSELLLQSENLNRNQVAQIKAIYQSVQRLSKLNKTLLLLSKIENQQFKDVETIPVKEVLERQLEIFDDFILNKDLEVEFKSNVATQIEANPLLFDMVISNLISNAIKHNKEGGKIIIQTNDLFISVSNTGEPPKLSSESLFERFKKESSASNSFGLGLAIVKKICDNYGWKITHSFIEDQHNISIYF
- a CDS encoding response regulator transcription factor; the protein is MKLLIVEDELELLNATSDYLENEDFVCETAPNFFEAEDKLISYNYDVVILDINLPDGNGLDLLKFVKEKSPETGVLIVSAKDSLDDKLKGLDLGADDYITKPFHLAELNSRVNSLLRRQKFKGNKNIIFREIEIDPVAKRAKANEVILDLTKKEYFLLLYFITNKDRVLTKEAIAEHLWGDNIDMVDNFDFIYTHMRNLRKKLKKSGANDYLQTIYGLGYKFGE
- a CDS encoding DUF2911 domain-containing protein, producing the protein MKNKLITSVIFCVLLSTAFGYAQSFEKLDKAPVDISYLTHGNASKPLVKVVYGRPQKETDQVFGDQVPFGEIWHTGANEATEVKFFTDMSFGRKLVKAGTYVMHTIPGEKEWIVILNSKTDTWGSFFYDATKDVVRIKVPSRESEEIDVFSIGFREHFNNTYMVLGWDSTRVDIPLATQDVILAKL
- a CDS encoding DUF2911 domain-containing protein yields the protein MKRINILFGITCFFTVFLIQEAKSQEFKSLDVSPHDIVYFRTNKVTPPKIKVLYGRPKKNGREIFGEVIPYGKIWRVGANEATEVVFYNDVVFGETEVKAGTYVLYAIPDQEEWTLILSSNTDVWGTYEYEEKYDVARASAKVSRAEFLESFSIGFKDKGKHVNMVLAWDTTRVTTPIKILL
- a CDS encoding amidohydrolase, whose amino-acid sequence is MYKPLIYLISISLLISCVPEKQKADLVITNAKIYTVDETGTTAEAFAVKDGSFIAVGGTQEILDQYESDSLLDLNGETILPGLIDGHCHFYNLGISMQNVDLVGTKSYEEILQRLISYSNGKDLSFIIGRGWDQNDWKVKSYPTKKELDRLFPKIPVALSRVDGHALLVNQAALDLAKIDEMTKVQGGEIIKENGEITGVLVDNAMSLVRNAMPEPTESEKIQALKDAEKHCLSLGLTTVSDAGLSREVIDLIDSLQQNDELKMKVYAMISVSKENLNHYLNKGTYKTDRLNVRSFKIYADGALGSRGAVLKQPYSDRENHFGTMVTSLKDLDDIARTLAKSNFQMNTHAIGDSANSYVLKTYAKELKSQTNRRWRIEHAQIVDPEDWDYFREIIPSVQPTHATSDMYWAKDRLGEERINNAYAYKDLLNTNGRIVLGTDFPVEKVNPMLTFYAAVARKDLSGFPEEGFEIENKLSREETLKGMTLWPAYANFEENEKGSIQTGKKADFVILDQDIMSIEIDQVPNIRINGTYINGEKVY
- the leuS gene encoding leucine--tRNA ligase, which translates into the protein MKYYFNEIEAKWQKFWSENQTFRAENESDKEKFYVLDMFPYPSGAGLHVGHPLGYIASDIYARYKRHKGFNVLHPQGYDSFGLPAEQYAIQTGQHPAKTTKENIETYRRQLDQIGFSFDWSREVRTSDPSYYKWTQWIFIQLFNSYYSLDDNKAKDIRELEEIFEIEGNVKVKAACDEKVDSFGAEEWNGFTRKKKDRILSQYRLTYLSDTEVNWCPELGTVLANDEIVNGVSERGGFPVIRKKMKQWSMRITAYAQRLLDGLDTIDWPQPLKDSQTNWIGRSEGAMVDFKVEGHDALIEVFTTRPDTIFGVSFMTLAPEHELVERITTPDQKTAVEDYVLSASKKSERDRMSDVKSISGVFTGAYAIHPFSGEQIPIWIGDYVLASYGTGAVMAVPCGDQRDYDFAKYFGIDIPNIFKDIDISEGACEDKNAEIANSDFISGLGVKEAISKVISELENRGIGQGKINYRLRDAVFSRQRYWGEPFPVYYKDGVPQMIDEQYLPITLPEVEKYLPTSDGKPPLGNATVWAWDTDKNTIVSNELIDEENIFPLELNTMPGWAGSSWYFNRYMDARNDNEFCGRSAISYWKDVDLYIGGSEHATGHLLYSRFWQKFLFDRGFVPVEEYAKKLINQGMILGTSAFVYRKEGENIFISKGLVKDEKVQPIHVDVSLVNASNELDLEAFKKNTFHKDVKDAQFILEDGKYIVGREVEKMSKSKYNVVNPDDICRDYGADTLRMYEMFLGPLEQAKPWNTAGITGVHGFLKRFWKLFHASGDFSVSDVAPNHEELKVLHKTIKKVDEDIANFSFNTSVSSFMIAVNELTALKCSKRDILEPLTILISPYAPHIAEELWSKLGHKDSISTAVYPEFESKYLVESTKTYPISFNGKMRFTKELPLELDKAAIEKAVLEDERTLKQLDGRTPKKVIVVPGKIVNIVG